The genomic interval GCGAGACATAATGATCTCACATGTTGACAAGTGCTAACAAAACGTCTGGATCACGATGGCCAAGCGACCCGAGGATCTCTTTCGCGAAAACGGTGGCCGACTCCGCATGAACGAGGCCATCGGCCTGGGTATGTCGCGTTACATGCTCTACGCGCTGAGAGACCGGGGAGTCATCGAGCAGGTGAGCCGGGGCATCTACAGGCTCGTCGACCTGCCCCCGCTCGGGAATACTGGGG from bacterium carries:
- a CDS encoding type IV toxin-antitoxin system AbiEi family antitoxin domain-containing protein, with product MAKRPEDLFRENGGRLRMNEAIGLGMSRYMLYALRDRGVIEQVSRGIYRLVDLPPLGNTG